From the genome of Bordetella sp. H567, one region includes:
- a CDS encoding thiamine pyrophosphate-binding protein, which yields MDQLNGAEAMVRMLQAYDVKHIFGLCGDTSLPFYDALARLDHGIRHVLTRDERSAGYMADAYARVTGKVGVCEGPSGGGATYLLPGLVEANESSIPVLGITSDVAVGSRGRYPLTELDQEALYRPLTKWNRTIDRADQIPGMVRAAFRAMTGGKAGAAHLCFPYDVMKQKVDAADIWAQAEHARFPAMRYAPDPADIARAAAILAESRAPVIICGGGVVIADGCAALKTLAESLKAAVCVTVSGQGSLADTHPLNAGVVGSNGGIMATRDVVAAADVVMFVGCRAGSTSTEHWRFPGRDTTILHIDVDPMVVGTNYRTEVGMIGDARLALEALIAEVTPRLARRRADAIDGAVLAGKAQAARAAQLDALAASTERPIRPERVVKTLNRLLPDDAVVCADPGTPCPYFSAYYDAARPGRHFITNRAHGALGYSLSAAFGAWFGRPQSKCVSVMGDGSFGFTVGELETIVRHKAPLLMIVFSNSVYGWIKASQKAGYDERYYSVDFDRTDHARIAEAYGVKAWRVEDPSQLESALRAAMEHDGPALVDVLAQPLQDAAAPVSQWMG from the coding sequence ATGGATCAATTGAATGGTGCCGAAGCCATGGTGCGCATGCTCCAGGCCTACGACGTAAAGCACATCTTCGGCCTGTGCGGCGATACCAGCCTGCCGTTCTATGACGCCCTGGCCCGGTTGGATCACGGCATCCGCCACGTGTTGACGCGCGATGAACGCAGCGCCGGGTATATGGCGGACGCCTATGCGCGCGTCACCGGCAAGGTCGGCGTCTGCGAGGGCCCCAGCGGTGGCGGCGCCACCTATCTGCTGCCCGGCCTGGTGGAAGCCAACGAGTCGTCGATACCCGTCCTGGGTATTACCTCGGACGTGGCCGTCGGTTCGCGCGGGCGCTATCCGCTTACCGAACTGGACCAGGAAGCGCTGTATCGGCCCCTGACCAAATGGAACCGCACCATAGACCGCGCCGACCAGATCCCCGGCATGGTTCGCGCCGCCTTCCGCGCCATGACCGGCGGCAAGGCCGGCGCGGCGCACCTGTGCTTTCCCTACGATGTGATGAAGCAGAAGGTCGATGCGGCGGACATCTGGGCGCAAGCGGAACACGCGCGCTTCCCCGCGATGCGGTATGCGCCGGATCCGGCGGACATCGCCCGCGCCGCGGCCATCCTGGCGGAGTCGCGCGCGCCCGTCATCATCTGCGGCGGCGGCGTGGTGATCGCGGACGGCTGCGCCGCCCTGAAGACGCTGGCGGAGTCCCTGAAGGCCGCGGTATGCGTGACCGTCAGCGGGCAGGGCAGCCTGGCCGACACACATCCGCTGAATGCCGGCGTGGTAGGGTCTAACGGCGGCATCATGGCCACGCGAGACGTGGTTGCCGCGGCGGACGTCGTGATGTTCGTCGGCTGCCGGGCCGGTTCGACTTCCACCGAGCACTGGCGTTTCCCCGGCCGCGATACGACCATCCTGCATATCGACGTCGACCCCATGGTCGTGGGCACCAACTATCGCACAGAAGTCGGCATGATCGGCGACGCCCGGCTGGCGCTCGAGGCCCTGATCGCGGAAGTGACGCCGCGCCTGGCCCGGCGCCGCGCGGACGCCATCGATGGCGCCGTGCTGGCGGGCAAGGCCCAGGCGGCCCGTGCCGCCCAGCTGGATGCGCTGGCCGCCTCGACCGAGCGCCCCATCCGGCCCGAGCGCGTGGTCAAGACCCTGAATCGCCTGCTACCTGATGACGCGGTGGTCTGCGCGGATCCGGGCACGCCTTGCCCATACTTTTCCGCCTACTACGACGCCGCGCGGCCGGGCCGGCATTTCATCACCAACCGCGCTCACGGCGCGCTCGGCTATTCGCTGTCGGCCGCGTTCGGCGCATGGTTCGGGCGTCCGCAGTCCAAGTGCGTCTCGGTGATGGGGGATGGCAGCTTCGGCTTTACGGTGGGCGAACTGGAAACCATCGTGCGGCACAAGGCGCCGCTGCTGATGATCGTGTTCTCCAATTCCGTGTATGGCTGGATCAAGGCCAGCCAGAAGGCCGGCTACGACGAGCGCTATTACAGCGTGGACTTCGACCGTACCGACCATGCGCGCATCGCCGAGGCCTACGGCGTCAAGGCCTGGCGCGTGGAGGATCCGTCGCAGCTTGAATCGGCGCTGCGCGCGGCCATGGAACACGATGGTCCGGCACTGGTCGATGTGCTGGCCCAGCCGCTGCAGGATGCGGCTGCCCCGGTAAGCCAGTGGATGGGTTAA
- a CDS encoding cysteine dioxygenase family protein encodes MQYHSPHPALAPLCDSILAAGRLAGDGLLGALAKGVADADPGAALDAVCPGALAARRGGYSRHVAYADPHGRFTIVYLVWPPGQFSPVHGHHTWCAYRVVKGALTETLYAWDERGQCARAEGQVRRLPGDIVTAAQGLDQIHRLGNAGDDVAISLHVYGIDAQALATGVNHVVASMPSAVASPA; translated from the coding sequence ATGCAATATCATTCTCCTCATCCTGCGCTCGCCCCCCTGTGCGACTCCATCCTGGCCGCGGGCCGGCTGGCGGGCGACGGCCTGCTCGGCGCCCTCGCCAAGGGGGTGGCGGATGCGGATCCCGGCGCAGCCCTGGACGCGGTATGCCCCGGCGCCCTGGCGGCCCGGCGCGGCGGCTATTCGCGCCACGTGGCCTACGCGGATCCGCACGGACGCTTCACCATCGTCTACCTGGTCTGGCCGCCGGGACAATTCAGCCCCGTGCACGGCCACCACACCTGGTGCGCCTACCGGGTGGTCAAGGGTGCGCTCACCGAAACCCTCTACGCGTGGGACGAGCGCGGCCAATGCGCGCGCGCCGAGGGCCAGGTGCGCCGTCTTCCCGGGGACATCGTCACGGCCGCGCAAGGGCTGGACCAGATACACCGCCTGGGCAATGCCGGCGACGACGTCGCCATATCGCTGCACGTGTACGGTATTGACGCACAGGCGCTGGCCACGGGCGTGAATCACGTCGTGGCCAGCATGCCGTCGGCCGTGGCCTCGCCCGCTTAA
- a CDS encoding GntR family transcriptional regulator produces the protein MALARYAARTSAGLADLYDAVKAMAVQFEFKPGQRINEVELARQLNVSRTPLREVLNQLMVEGFVTRAVNRGFIGRPLDAKQIYSLYEFRSVLECGIVRAACERATDAQLDALQAQVEASRDVPEDADAVRLLALDEEFHVSLARLTGNEEFVRSLESVNARIHFVRWIDMRQGRRAHTQSEHLRIVQALRARDQALLQELVSRHIGRRLDQITDVIRTGFSTIYMRDQLEDKA, from the coding sequence ATGGCACTCGCCCGCTACGCGGCACGGACTTCCGCCGGTCTGGCTGACCTGTATGACGCCGTCAAGGCCATGGCGGTGCAGTTCGAATTCAAGCCCGGCCAACGCATCAACGAAGTCGAACTGGCTCGCCAACTCAATGTGAGCCGCACGCCGCTGCGCGAGGTGCTGAACCAGCTGATGGTGGAAGGCTTCGTCACGCGCGCGGTCAATCGCGGCTTCATCGGCCGTCCCCTGGATGCCAAGCAGATATACAGTCTTTACGAGTTCCGCTCCGTCCTGGAGTGCGGCATCGTGCGGGCCGCCTGCGAACGGGCCACGGACGCGCAGCTGGATGCGCTGCAGGCCCAGGTGGAAGCTTCGCGCGACGTGCCGGAGGACGCCGATGCCGTGCGCCTGCTCGCCCTGGACGAGGAATTCCACGTGTCGCTGGCGAGGCTGACCGGCAACGAGGAATTCGTGCGCAGCCTGGAAAGTGTCAATGCGCGCATCCATTTCGTGCGCTGGATCGATATGCGGCAGGGCCGCCGTGCCCACACGCAATCCGAGCACCTGCGCATCGTGCAGGCCCTGCGCGCGCGCGATCAGGCGCTGCTGCAGGAACTGGTGTCGCGGCATATCGGCCGCCGCCTGGACCAGATCACCGATGTCATCCGTACGGGTTTTTCGACGATCTATATGCGAGACCAGCTCGAAGACAAAGCCTGA
- a CDS encoding tripartite tricarboxylate transporter substrate binding protein, producing the protein MSTTKNDSSPRHAGRRRLALAAALCAALGGALAAAPAAHAADEKPLILVVPYPPGGSTDILARIMQPKLSERMHGRTVIVENRAGAASQIATGFVARSAPDGNTLLVSFDNHGINPAAKPNLPYDTFKDFVGICLTVRFPLVIGANPHVPGDTLSAFFDAARKNPRKQYNFASTGVGSLNHLAPEQLKRLSGVDLLHVPYGGGGPAVQAVVGGQADMTWLSYAALRGQIQAGKIKPLAVAGEKRLPDLPNVPTVAESGFPGFEAYSWSGMFAPAKTPPATVKALTADFQAVLADPEVRRKLTEAGFEVIGSDGPTLDAYVKREYQRWDQFIKTNHINLEN; encoded by the coding sequence ATGTCCACGACCAAGAACGATTCGAGCCCACGCCACGCCGGACGCCGGCGCCTGGCCCTCGCGGCCGCGCTATGCGCGGCGCTGGGCGGCGCTTTGGCGGCCGCGCCGGCGGCACACGCCGCTGACGAAAAACCGCTGATCCTGGTGGTGCCGTATCCGCCCGGCGGCAGTACGGACATCCTGGCTCGCATCATGCAGCCCAAGTTGTCCGAACGCATGCACGGCCGTACCGTGATCGTCGAAAACCGCGCGGGCGCCGCCAGCCAGATCGCGACCGGCTTCGTGGCGCGCTCGGCGCCGGACGGCAACACGCTGCTGGTCAGCTTCGACAACCACGGCATCAATCCGGCGGCCAAGCCCAACCTTCCCTACGATACCTTCAAGGATTTCGTGGGCATCTGCCTGACGGTGCGCTTCCCGCTCGTCATCGGCGCCAATCCCCATGTGCCCGGCGATACGCTGAGCGCGTTCTTCGACGCGGCCCGCAAGAACCCTCGCAAGCAGTACAACTTCGCGTCCACCGGCGTGGGGTCGCTGAATCACCTGGCGCCGGAACAGCTCAAGCGCCTGTCCGGCGTCGACTTGCTGCACGTGCCCTACGGGGGTGGTGGTCCGGCGGTGCAGGCCGTGGTGGGGGGCCAGGCCGACATGACCTGGCTCAGCTATGCCGCGCTGCGCGGGCAGATCCAGGCCGGCAAGATCAAGCCGCTGGCGGTGGCGGGCGAAAAACGCCTTCCCGATCTGCCCAATGTGCCGACCGTCGCGGAATCCGGTTTCCCGGGATTCGAAGCCTATTCCTGGAGCGGCATGTTCGCGCCCGCCAAGACGCCGCCTGCAACGGTGAAGGCGCTGACCGCGGATTTCCAGGCGGTACTGGCCGATCCGGAGGTGCGCCGCAAGCTCACCGAGGCGGGATTCGAGGTGATCGGTTCCGACGGCCCGACCCTGGATGCCTACGTCAAGCGCGAGTACCAGCGCTGGGACCAGTTCATCAAGACCAACCACATCAATCTGGAAAACTGA